A region of Vigna radiata var. radiata cultivar VC1973A chromosome 10, Vradiata_ver6, whole genome shotgun sequence DNA encodes the following proteins:
- the LOC106774787 gene encoding probable cytochrome P450 516A1, whose protein sequence is MIKTLSSNFIQTYSKQQKPKLPPGPKPWPIVGNLPEMLASKPAYKWIHNLMKQMNTDIACIRLGNAYVIPVTSPTIATEFLRKQDATFASRSLSMASDLITSGYSTTIFVPFGHQWKKMKKIITHDLLSPHKHLWLHDKRMEEADNLMFYVYNKCKMGNDGVSGLVNVRSAARHYCGNLIRKITFNVRYFGDGREDGGPGFEEVEHVDSIFDLLNYVYSFSVSDYMPCLRGLDLDGHKKKVKEALRNIKKYHDPIVHQRIKQWNDGLKVDAEDWLDVLISLKDANNNPSLTFEEISAQIXELMLATVDNPSNAFEWALAEMINQPELLRRAVEELDSVVGKDRLVQESDIPKLNYVKACAKEAFRLHPIAPFIPPHVSMSDTVVGNYFIPKGSHDDVEVVIHHEGKLVKEGCLKYEKESDTMYFDPNLWSYFVVVSVVKGLGYDGFKDLWYFIGCGPVLDDKLEAFYDDVRAMHMVNLTRLNGGDDVTHEMHEGGDCAVLDERTKEDDGGVTSQIGEATNDGVCEVDVGEGDKIEVVEGDVEGDILDVDEGDDLQGERIEDDEAHDENTEANDVEETIVVDEAHDERTKVNDVVETIVVDETHDERTKVNDVEETIVIDEAHDKRTKVNDVEGETMEVDEAHDERTKVNDGEANKTKVEELEDIEEQVREWNTLDDDNGEVNSMDGLVDINVQCDFRESDNFGDMEVDCSTISESDLEEDDINDTNLFNDEREYEDLTYPYINDEESDVEEGYKNFMTFTILTNMVDFN, encoded by the exons ATGATCAAAACCCTAAGCTCTAACTTCATTCAGACTTATTCTAAGCAACAGAAGCCAAAGCTCCCTCCTGGACCCAAACCATGGCCTATAGTTGGCAACCTTCCTGAAATGCTTGCAAGCAAACCTGCTTATAAGTGGATACATAATCTCATGAAACAAATGAACACTGATATTGCTTGTATCCGCTTAGGAAATGCCTATGTCATCCCAGTCACGTCTCCCACCATTGCTACCGAGTTCTTGAGAAAACAAGATGCTACTTTTGCATCAAGATCACTCAGCATGGCCAGTGATCTCATTACTAGTGGATATTCAACAACAATTTTTGTGCCCTTTGGTCACCagtggaagaaaatgaagaaaatcatAACCCACGATTTGCTTTCTCCACACAAGCACCTATGGCTTCACGACAAAAGGATGGAAGAGGCTGACAACCTTATGTTCTACGTCTACAACAAGTGCAAAATGGGGAATGATGGTGTTTCTGGCCTTGTCAATGTTAGGAGTGCTGCAAGGCATTATTGTGGAAACCTTATcagaaaaattacttttaatgtaAGGTATTTTGGGGATGGTAGAGAGGATGGAGGGCCCGGCTTTGAAGAAGTAGAACATGTTGATTCCATCTTTGATTTGCTCAACTACGTTTATTCCTTTTCTGTTTCTGATTATATGCCATGCTTGAGGGGACTTGATTTGGATGGCCATAAGAAGAAAGTGAAGGAAGCTTTGAGGAACATTAAGAAGTATCATGACCCCATCGTTCACCAGAGAATCAAACAATGGAATGATGGTTTAAAGGTTGATGCAGAGGATTGGCTTGATGTTCTCATCTCACTCAAAGATGCCAACAATAATCCATCGTTAACATTCGAAGAGATCAGTGCACAAATCNTA GAATTGATGCTTGCAACAGTGGACAATCCATCCAATGCATTTGAATGGGCACTTGCTGAGATGATTAACCAGCCTGAGTTACTGCGTCGAGCTGTTGAAGAATTGGACAGTGTGGTTGGAAAAGACAGGCTGGTCCAAGAATCAGACATACCTAAGCTCAACTATGTGAAGGCATGTGCCAAAGAAGCTTTTCGTCTTCATCCCATTGCACCTTTCATTCCTCCCCATGTCTCTATGAGTGACACTGTTGTGGGGAATTACTTCATCCCTAAGGGTAGCCAC GATGATGTAGAGGTTGTTATTCACCATGAGGGGAAGTTAGTGAAGGAAGGGTGCCTCAAGTATGAAAAGGAAAGTGATACTATGTATTTTGACCCTAACTTATGGAGTTACTTTGTTGTAGTGAGTGTAGTAAAAGGGCTTGGGTATGATGGATTTAAGGATTTGTGGTATTTTATTGGATGTGGTCCTGTATTAGATGATAAGTTAGAAGCCTTCTATGATGATGTAAGAGCCATGCATATGGTCAATTTAACTAGGTTAAATG GAGGTGATGATGTTACACATGAGATGCATGAGGGTGGTGACTGTGCAGTGTTGGATGAAAGGACAAAAGAAGATGATGGTGGTGTAACCTCACAAATTGGTGAGGCCACAAATGATGGTGTATGTGAGG TTGATGTTGGTGAGGGTGATAAAATAGAAGTTGTTGAAGGTGATGTTGAGGGTGACATATTAGATGTTGATGAAGGAGATGATCTTCAGGGTGAGAGAATAGAAGATGATGAAGCACATGATGAGAATACAGAAGCAAATGATGTTGAGGAGACAATAGTAGTTGATGAAGCACATGATGAGAGGACAAAAGTAAATGATGTTGTGGAGACAATAGTAGTTGATGAAACACATGATGAGAGGACAAAAGTAAATGATGTTGAGGAGACAATAGTAATTGATGAAGCACATGATAAGAGGACAAAAGTAAATGATGTTGAGGGTGAGACAATGGAAGTTGATGAAGCACATGATGAGAGGACAAAAGTAAATGATGGTGAGGCTAACAAAACAAAAGTAGAAGAGTTAGAGGACATAGAAGAACAAGTCCGTGAATGGAATACATTAGATGATGATAATGGTGAGGTGAATAGTATGGATGGGTTAGTAGACATAAATGTCCAGTGTGACTTTAGAGAAAGTGATAATTTTGGTGATATGGAGGTAGATTGCAGTACTATTTCTGAGTCAGATTTAGAAGAAGATGACATTAATGATACCAATTTATTCAATGATGAACGAGAATACGAGGACTTAACTTATCCTTACATCAATGATGAAGAAAGTGATGTTGAAGAGGGATATAAGAATTTTATGACATTCACTATTCTAACAAATATGGTTGATTTCAACTAG
- the LOC106774788 gene encoding isoleucine N-monooxygenase 2-like, with protein MNHPIFLSKYFTIAKLNISTSTFKTMAQTPFLLLSNLQSFWPSLVVIITCFTIMIKTLSSNFIQTYSKKQNPNLPPGPKPWPIVGNLPEMLASKPAYKWIHNLMKQMNTDIACIRLGNAYVIPVTSPTIATEFLRKQDATFASRSLXMASDLITSGYSTTIFVPFGXXWKKMKKIITHDLLSPHKHLWLHDKRMEEADNLMFYVYNKCKMGNDGVSGLVNVRSAARHYCGNLIRKITFNVRYFGDGREDGGPGFEEVEHVDSIFDLLNYVYSFSVSDYMPCLRGLDLDGHKKKVKEALRNIKKYHDPIVHQRIKQWNDGLKVDAEDWLDVLISLKDANNNPSLTFEEISAQIIELMLATVDNPSNAFEWALAEMINQPELLRRAVEELDSVVGKDRLVQESDIPKLNYVKACAKEAFRLHPIAPFIPPHVSMSDTVVGNYFIPKGSHVVLSRQELGRNPKVWDEPYKFKPERHLKSDADDVVLTEPNLKFISFSTGRRGCPGVMLGTTMTXMLFARLLHGFTWTAPPDVSTINLSESENDILLAQPLVAIAQPRLPQKLYQL; from the exons ATGAACCATCCAATTTTTCTCTCAAAGTACTTCACCATAGCCAAGTTAAACATAAGCACTTCAACTTTCAAAACCATGGCTCAAACCCCATTTCTTCTGTTGTCAAATCTTCAAAGCTTTTGGCCTTCTTTGGTTGTGATAATCACCTGCTTCACCATTATGATCAAAACCCTAAGCTCTAACTTCATTCAGACTTATTCTAAGAAACAAAATCCAAACCTCCCTCCTGGACCCAAACCATGGCCTATAGTTGGCAACCTTCCTGAAATGCTTGCAAGCAAACCTGCTTATAAGTGGATACATAATCTCATGAAACAAATGAACACTGATATTGCTTGTATCCGCTTAGGAAATGCCTATGTCATCCCAGTCACNTCTCCCACCATTGCTACCGAGTTCTTGAGAAAACAAGATGCTACTTTTGCATCAAGATCACTCANCATGGCCAGTGATCTCATTACTAGTGGATATTCAACAACAATTTTTGTGCCCTTTGGTNACCANtggaagaaaatgaagaaaatcatAACCCACGATTTGCTTTCTCCACACAAGCACCTATGGCTTCACGACAAAAGGATGGAAGAGGCTGACAACCTTATGTTCTACGTCTACAACAAGTGCAAAATGGGGAATGATGGTGTTTCTGGCCTTGTCAATGTTAGGAGTGCTGCAAGGCATTATTGTGGAAACCTTATcagaaaaattacttttaatgtaAGGTATTTTGGGGATGGTAGAGAGGATGGAGGGCCCGGCTTTGAAGAAGTAGAACATGTTGATTCCATCTTTGATTTGCTCAACTACGTTTATTCCTTTTCTGTTTCTGATTATATGCCATGCTTGAGGGGACTTGATTTGGATGGCCATAAGAAGAAAGTGAAGGAAGCTTTGAGGAACATTAAGAAGTATCATGACCCCATCGTTCACCAGAGAATCAAACAATGGAATGATGGTTTAAAGGTTGATGCAGAGGATTGGCTTGATGTTCTCATCTCACTCAAAGATGCCAACAATAATCCATCGTTAACATTCGAAGAGATCAGTGCACAAATCATA GAATTGATGCTTGCAACAGTGGACAATCCATCCAATGCATTTGAATGGGCACTTGCTGAGATGATTAACCAGCCTGAGTTACTGCGTCGAGCTGTTGAAGAATTGGACAGTGTGGTTGGAAAAGACAGGCTGGTCCAAGAATCAGACATACCTAAGCTCAACTATGTGAAGGCATGTGCCAAAGAAGCTTTTCGTCTTCATCCCATTGCACCTTTCATTCCTCCCCATGTCTCTATGAGTGACACTGTTGTGGGGAATTACTTCATCCCTAAGGGTAGCCACGTAGTGCTAAGCAGACAAGAACTTGGAAGAAATCCAAAAGTGTGGGATGAACCCTACAAGTTCAAACCTGAACGCCACCTGAAGAGTGATGCAGATGATGTGGTTTTGACTGAACCAAATCTGAAGTTCATATCATTTAGCACAGGAAGACGAGGTTGTCCCGGTGTGATGTTAGGAACGACAATGACAGNGATGCTTTTTGCTAGATTGCTCCATGGCTTCACTTGGACTGCACCACCCGATGTTTCAACAATCAATCTTTCTGAGTCAGAGAATGATATCCTTCTCGCTCAGCCACTCGTGGCAATTGCTCAGCCAAGGTTGCCACAAAAGCTATACCAACTGTAA
- the LOC106774789 gene encoding isoleucine N-monooxygenase 2-like, which yields MNHPIFLSKYFTIAKLNISTSTFKTMAQTPFLLLSNIQGFWPSLVVIITCFTIMIKTLSSNFIQTYSKQQKPKLPPGPKPWPIVGNLPEMLASKPAYKWIHNLMKQMNTDIACIRLGNAYVIPVTSPTIATEFLRKQDATFASRSLXMASDLITSGYSTTIFVPFGXXWKKMKKIITHDLLSPHKHLWLHDKRMEEADNLMFYVYNKCKMGNDGVSGLVNVRSAARHYCGNLIRKITFNVRYFGDGREDGGPGFEEVEHVDSIFDLLNYVYSFSVSDYMPCLRGLDLDGHKKKVKEALRNIKKYHDPIVHQRIKQWNDGLKVDAEDWLDVLISLKDANNNPSLTFEEISAQIXELMLATVDNPSNAFEWALAEMINQPELLRRAVEELDSVVGKDRLVQESDIPKLNYVKACAKEAFRLHPIAPFIPPHVSMSDTVVGNYFIPKGSHVLLSRQELGRNPKVWDEPYKFXPERHLKSDADDVVLTEPNLKFISFSTGRRGCPGVMLGTTMTVMLFARLLHGFTWTAPPDVPTINLSESDDDILLAQPLLAIAQPRLPQNLYRI from the exons ATGAACCATCCAATTTTTCTCTCAAAGTACTTCACCATAGCCAAGTTAAACATAAGCACTTCAACTTTCAAAACCATGGCTCAAACCCCATTTCTTCTGTTGTCAAATATTCAAGGCTTTTGGCCTTCTTTGGTTGTCATAATCACCTGCTTCACCATTATGATCAAAACCCTAAGCTCTAACTTCATTCAGACTTATTCTAAGCAACAAAAGCCAAAGCTCCCTCCTGGACCCAAACCATGGCCTATAGTTGGCAACCTTCCTGAAATGCTTGCAAGCAAACCTGCTTATAAGTGGATACATAATCTCATGAAACAAATGAACACTGATATTGCTTGTATCCGCTTAGGAAATGCCTATGTCATCCCAGTCACNTCTCCCACCATTGCTACCGAGTTCTTGAGAAAACAAGATGCTACTTTTGCATCAAGATCACTCANCATGGCCAGTGATCTCATTACTAGTGGATATTCAACAACAATTTTTGTGCCCTTTGGTNACCANtggaagaaaatgaagaaaatcatAACCCACGATTTGCTTTCTCCACACAAGCACCTATGGCTTCACGACAAAAGGATGGAAGAGGCTGACAACCTTATGTTCTACGTCTACAACAAGTGCAAAATGGGGAATGATGGTGTTTCTGGCCTTGTCAATGTTAGGAGTGCTGCAAGGCATTATTGTGGAAACCTTATcagaaaaattacttttaatgtaAGGTATTTTGGGGATGGTAGAGAGGATGGAGGGCCCGGCTTTGAAGAAGTAGAACATGTTGATTCCATCTTTGATTTGCTCAACTACGTTTATTCCTTTTCTGTTTCTGATTATATGCCATGCTTGAGGGGACTTGATTTGGATGGCCATAAGAAGAAAGTGAAGGAAGCTTTGAGGAACATTAAGAAGTATCATGACCCCATCGTTCACCAGAGAATCAAACAATGGAATGATGGTTTAAAGGTTGATGCAGAGGATTGGCTTGATGTTCTCATCTCACTCAAAGATGCCAACAATAATCCATCGTTAACATTCGAAGAGATCAGTGCACAAATCNTA GAATTGATGCTTGCAACAGTGGACAATCCATCCAATGCATTTGAATGGGCACTTGCTGAGATGATTAACCAGCCTGAGTTACTGCGTCGAGCTGTTGAAGAATTGGACAGTGTGGTTGGAAAAGACAGGCTGGTCCAAGAATCAGACATACCTAAGCTCAACTATGTGAAGGCATGTGCCAAAGAAGCTTTTCGTCTTCATCCCATTGCACCTTTCATTCCTCCCCATGTCTCTATGAGTGACACTGTTGTGGGGAATTACTTCATCCCTAAGGGTAGCCACGTATTGCTAAGCAGACAAGAACTTGGAAGAAATCCAAAAGTGTGGGATGAACCCTACAAGTTCANACCTGAACGCCACCTGAAGAGTGATGCAGATGATGTGGTTTTGACTGAACCAAATCTGAAGTTCATATCATTCAGCACAGGAAGACGAGGTTGTCCTGGAGTGATGTTAGGAACGACAATGACAGTGATGCTATTTGCTAGATTGCTCCATGGCTTCACTTGGACTGCACCACCCGATGTTCCAACAATCAACCTTTCTGAGTCAGACGATGATATCCTTCTTGCACAACCACTTCTTGCAATTGCTCAGCCAAGATTACCACAAAACCTATACCGAATCTAA